In Mycobacterium tuberculosis H37Rv, a single window of DNA contains:
- the ndhA gene encoding NADH dehydrogenase NdhA, giving the protein MTLSSGEPSAVGGRHRVVIIGSGFGGLNAAKALKRADVDITLISKTTTHLFQPLLYQVATGILSEGDIAPTTRLILRRQKNVRVLLGEVNAIDLKAQTVTSKLMDMTTVTPYDSLIVAAGAQQSYFGNDEFATFAPGMKTIDDALELRGRILGAFEAAEVSTDHAERERRLTFVVVGAGPTGVEVAGQIVELAERTLAGAFRTITPSECRVILLDAAPAVLPPMGPKLGLKAQRRLEKMDVEVQLNAMVTAVDYKGITIKEKDGGERRIECACKVWAAGVAASPLGKMIAEGSDGTEIDRAGRVIVEPDLTVKGHPNVFVVGDLMFVPGVPGVAQGAIQGARYATTVIKHMVKGNDDPANRKPFHYFNKGSMATISRHSAVAQVGKLEFAGYFAWLAWLVLHLVYLVGYRNRIAALFAWGISFMGRARGQMAITSQMIYARLVMTLMEQQAQGALAAAEQAEHAEQEAAG; this is encoded by the coding sequence ATGACGCTCTCATCTGGTGAACCCTCGGCCGTCGGCGGGCGCCATCGCGTGGTCATCATCGGTAGTGGATTCGGCGGCCTGAATGCGGCCAAGGCGCTTAAACGGGCGGATGTCGACATCACGCTGATCTCCAAGACAACGACCCACCTGTTCCAGCCGCTGCTGTATCAAGTGGCCACCGGGATCTTGTCCGAGGGCGACATTGCCCCGACCACCCGGCTGATCCTGCGCCGGCAAAAGAACGTCCGGGTGTTGCTGGGCGAGGTCAACGCGATCGACCTGAAAGCGCAGACGGTCACGTCGAAATTGATGGACATGACCACGGTGACGCCGTACGACAGCCTCATCGTGGCCGCCGGCGCACAGCAGTCCTACTTCGGCAACGACGAATTCGCCACCTTCGCGCCCGGAATGAAGACCATCGACGACGCGCTGGAGCTGCGCGGCCGCATCCTGGGCGCGTTCGAGGCCGCCGAGGTCAGCACCGACCATGCCGAACGGGAGCGGCGCCTGACGTTCGTCGTCGTCGGCGCTGGGCCGACCGGCGTCGAGGTGGCTGGGCAGATCGTCGAGCTCGCCGAGCGCACCCTGGCAGGCGCGTTTAGGACCATCACGCCCAGTGAGTGCCGGGTGATCCTGCTCGACGCCGCACCCGCGGTGTTGCCGCCGATGGGTCCAAAGCTGGGTCTCAAGGCACAACGGCGGCTGGAAAAGATGGACGTCGAGGTTCAACTCAACGCGATGGTGACCGCGGTCGACTACAAAGGCATCACCATCAAGGAAAAGGACGGCGGCGAACGCCGCATCGAATGCGCGTGCAAGGTTTGGGCGGCCGGCGTGGCGGCCAGCCCGCTGGGCAAGATGATCGCCGAGGGATCCGACGGAACCGAAATCGACCGGGCCGGAAGGGTGATCGTGGAACCCGATCTCACCGTCAAGGGACATCCGAACGTCTTCGTAGTCGGCGATCTGATGTTCGTGCCCGGCGTACCCGGGGTGGCTCAGGGCGCGATCCAGGGGGCCCGATACGCCACCACGGTGATCAAACACATGGTCAAGGGCAATGACGACCCAGCCAATCGCAAGCCGTTCCATTACTTCAACAAGGGCAGCATGGCGACGATCTCCCGCCACAGCGCCGTCGCGCAGGTCGGCAAGCTGGAGTTTGCCGGGTACTTCGCCTGGCTGGCGTGGCTGGTGCTGCACCTGGTCTACCTGGTCGGCTATCGGAACCGCATCGCAGCCCTGTTCGCCTGGGGGATCTCCTTCATGGGCCGCGCCCGCGGCCAGATGGCCATCACCAGCCAGATGATCTACGCCAGGTTAGTGATGACCTTGATGGAACAGCAGGCACAAGGAGCGCTGGCAGCCGCCGAACAGGCCGAGCACGCCGAGCAAGAGGCAGCGGGTTAG
- the lpqK gene encoding lipoprotein LpqK: MPVLRRLGCSVLALGLLAGCAPPRTGPASSPTNNGAKADAVIRIVRDFMTQAHLKAVLVRVTVAGKEVVTRAVGDSMTGVPATTAMHFRNGAVAISYVATLLLKLVDEKKLRLDDKLSRWLPDFPHADRVTLGQLAQMTSGYPDYVLGNEAFDAELYANPFRQWTTQELLDQISSRPLLYDPGTNWNYAHTNYLLLGLALEKAAGQDMPTLLQRKVLSPLGLTATANSDTPAIPEPALHAFTSERRAALKIPAGVPFYEESTFWNPSWTITHGAIQTTTIYDMEATAVGIGSGRLLSADSYKKMVSTELRGKTRAQPGCPTCFEQNDGYSYGLGIVISGHWLLQNPMFAGYAAVEAYLPSQRVAVAVAVTYAPEAFDDQGNYRNQADILFRKIGAEVAPNDAPPMPPGR, encoded by the coding sequence ATGCCCGTCTTGCGGCGCCTCGGGTGTTCGGTCCTGGCTCTCGGGCTGCTGGCCGGCTGCGCCCCACCCCGCACCGGGCCGGCTTCGTCGCCGACCAACAACGGGGCCAAGGCCGACGCGGTCATCCGGATTGTGCGTGACTTCATGACGCAAGCGCATCTGAAGGCGGTGCTGGTCCGGGTCACCGTGGCCGGCAAGGAGGTCGTGACGCGGGCCGTCGGCGACTCGATGACCGGCGTGCCGGCCACCACCGCCATGCACTTTCGCAACGGCGCGGTCGCAATCTCCTATGTCGCGACGCTGTTGCTCAAACTGGTCGACGAAAAAAAGCTGCGCCTGGACGACAAGCTGTCCAGGTGGCTTCCCGACTTTCCGCACGCCGACCGGGTCACGCTGGGTCAACTAGCGCAGATGACATCCGGCTACCCCGACTACGTCCTCGGCAACGAGGCGTTTGATGCCGAGCTTTACGCTAATCCGTTCCGGCAGTGGACAACACAAGAGTTACTCGATCAAATCTCTTCACGGCCACTGCTTTACGACCCGGGCACCAACTGGAACTACGCGCACACCAATTACCTCTTGCTGGGGCTGGCGTTGGAGAAGGCCGCCGGCCAAGACATGCCAACCCTGCTGCAGCGCAAGGTCCTTTCCCCCCTGGGCCTCACGGCCACCGCCAACTCCGATACCCCCGCCATCCCCGAGCCCGCCTTGCATGCATTCACCTCCGAGCGCCGAGCGGCCTTGAAAATTCCTGCCGGCGTGCCGTTTTACGAGGAATCGACCTTCTGGAATCCGTCGTGGACCATCACCCACGGCGCCATCCAAACCACCACCATCTACGACATGGAGGCCACCGCGGTGGGGATCGGGTCGGGCAGGCTGCTCTCGGCGGATTCGTACAAGAAGATGGTGTCGACCGAGCTGCGCGGCAAGACCCGCGCCCAGCCGGGCTGCCCCACCTGCTTCGAGCAGAACGACGGCTACAGCTATGGTCTCGGGATCGTCATATCCGGCCATTGGCTGCTGCAAAATCCCATGTTCGCCGGTTACGCCGCGGTGGAGGCCTATCTGCCGTCGCAACGGGTCGCGGTGGCGGTCGCAGTCACCTACGCCCCCGAGGCCTTCGATGACCAGGGCAACTACCGCAACCAGGCCGACATACTATTTCGCAAGATCGGTGCCGAGGTAGCACCGAACGACGCCCCACCCATGCCGCCGGGGAGGTAG
- the fadE7 gene encoding acyl-CoA dehydrogenase FadE7: protein MSTPTPPALDRDDPLGLDASLSSDEIAVRDTVRRFCAEHVTPHVAAWFEDGDLPVARDLAKQFGELGLLGMQLHGHGCGGASAVHYGLACRELEAADSGIRSLVSVQGSLAMFAIASFGSDEQKRQWLPGMATGDLLGCFGLTEPDVGSDPAAMKTRARRDGPDWVITGGKMWITNGSVADVAIVWAATDDGIRGFIVPTDTPGFTANTIGHKLSLRASITSELVLDNVRLPADAMLPGATGLRAPLACLSEARYGIVWGAMGAARSAWQCALDYARQRTQFGRPIAGFQLTQAKLVDMAVELHKGQLLSLHLGRLKDRVGLRPDQVSFGKLNNTREALKICRTARTILGGNGISLEYPVIRHMVNLESVLTYEGTPEMHQLVLGQAFTGLAAFR, encoded by the coding sequence ATGAGCACCCCGACACCACCCGCCCTTGACCGCGACGACCCGCTGGGACTGGACGCGTCGCTATCCAGCGACGAGATCGCCGTCCGCGACACCGTCAGGCGGTTCTGCGCCGAACACGTCACCCCGCACGTCGCGGCGTGGTTCGAGGACGGCGACCTACCGGTCGCGCGCGATTTGGCCAAACAGTTCGGCGAACTCGGACTGCTGGGAATGCAGCTGCACGGCCACGGCTGTGGCGGCGCGTCGGCGGTGCACTATGGCCTGGCCTGCCGGGAGCTGGAGGCCGCCGACTCCGGCATCCGGTCGCTGGTGTCGGTACAGGGTTCGCTGGCGATGTTCGCCATCGCGAGCTTTGGCTCCGACGAGCAAAAGCGGCAGTGGCTGCCCGGCATGGCCACCGGTGACCTGCTCGGCTGCTTCGGGCTCACCGAGCCCGACGTCGGCTCCGACCCGGCCGCGATGAAAACCCGGGCGCGACGCGATGGTCCGGACTGGGTGATCACCGGGGGCAAGATGTGGATCACCAACGGCTCGGTCGCCGACGTGGCGATCGTGTGGGCCGCCACCGACGACGGAATCCGCGGATTCATCGTGCCCACCGACACCCCGGGTTTCACCGCCAACACCATCGGTCACAAGCTGTCGCTGCGGGCGTCGATCACCAGCGAGCTGGTGCTCGACAATGTCCGGCTGCCCGCCGACGCCATGCTGCCCGGCGCGACCGGCCTCAGGGCGCCGCTGGCATGCCTGTCGGAGGCGCGCTACGGGATCGTCTGGGGAGCGATGGGCGCGGCCAGGTCGGCCTGGCAGTGCGCGCTCGACTACGCGAGACAGCGCACCCAGTTCGGACGTCCGATCGCCGGCTTCCAGCTGACCCAGGCCAAGCTCGTCGACATGGCCGTGGAACTGCACAAGGGTCAGCTGCTGTCGTTGCATCTGGGGCGCCTCAAAGACAGGGTGGGCCTGCGCCCCGATCAGGTCAGCTTCGGCAAGCTCAACAACACCCGGGAAGCGCTCAAAATCTGCCGGACCGCTCGAACAATACTGGGCGGCAACGGGATATCGCTGGAGTACCCGGTCATCCGGCACATGGTCAACCTGGAGTCGGTGCTCACCTACGAGGGCACGCCCGAGATGCATCAGCTGGTGCTCGGTCAGGCCTTCACGGGCTTGGCCGCCTTCCGGTAG
- a CDS encoding transmembrane protein (A core mycobacterial gene; conserved in mycobacterial strains (See Marmiesse et al., 2004 PMID:14766927).) — protein MRPRRALAGLAADVVAVLVFCAVGRRSHAEGLSVTGLAATAWPFLTGTGIGWVLARGWRRPTALAPTGVIVWLCTIVVGMVLRKVSSAGVAASFVVVASAVTAVLLLGWRAAVALMAPHRADG, from the coding sequence ATGCGACCACGGCGCGCGCTGGCGGGGCTGGCCGCCGACGTCGTCGCCGTGCTGGTGTTCTGCGCGGTGGGACGTCGCAGCCACGCCGAAGGACTGAGCGTCACCGGCCTGGCGGCTACGGCATGGCCATTTCTCACCGGCACTGGTATCGGTTGGGTGCTGGCTCGCGGCTGGCGGCGGCCGACCGCCCTCGCCCCCACGGGGGTGATCGTGTGGCTGTGCACCATCGTGGTCGGCATGGTGTTACGCAAGGTCAGTTCGGCGGGTGTGGCCGCGAGTTTCGTCGTGGTCGCGTCCGCGGTCACCGCGGTGCTGCTGCTGGGTTGGAGAGCCGCCGTTGCGCTGATGGCACCGCACCGCGCGGACGGCTGA
- the mmpL1 gene encoding transmembrane transport protein MmpL1 — protein sequence MRSQRLAGHLSAAARTIHALSLPIILFWVALTIVVNVVAPQLQSVARTHSVALGPHDAPSLIAMKRIGKDFQQFDSDTTAMVLLEGQEKLGDEAHRFYDVLVTKLSQDTTHVQHIENFWGDPLTAAGSQSADGKAAYVQLNLTGDQGGSQANESVAAVQRIVDSVPPPPGIKAYVTGPGPLGADRVVYGDRSLHTITGISIAVIAIMLFIAYRSLSAALIMLLTVGLELLAVRGIISTFAVNDLMGLSTFTVNVLVALTIAASTDYIIFLVGRYQEARATGQNREAAYYTMFGGTAHVVLASGLTVAGAMYCLGFTRLPYFNTLASPCAIGLVTVMLASLTLAPAIIAVASRFGLFDPKRATTKRRWRRIGTVVVRWPGPVLAATLLIALIGLLALPKYQTNYNERYYIPSAAPSNIGYLASDRHFPQARMEPEVLMVEADHDLRNPTDMLILDRIAKTVFHTPGIARVQSITRPLGAPIDHSSIPFQLGMQSTMTIENLQNLKDRVADLSTLTDQLQRMIDITQRTQELTRQLTDATHDMNAHTRQMRDNANELRDRIADFDDFWRPLRSFTYWERHCFDIPICWSMRSLLNSMDNVDKLTEDLANLTDDTERMDTTQRQLLAQLDPTIATMQTVKDLAQTLTSAFSGLVTQMEDMTRNATVMGRTFDAANNDDSFYLPPEAFQNPDFQRGLKLFLSPDGTCARFVITHRGDPASAEGISHIDPIMQAADEAVKGTPLQAASIYLAGTSSTYKDIHEGTLYDVMIAVVASLCLIFIIMLGITRSVVASAVIVGTVALSLGSAFGLSVLIWQHILHMPLHWLVLPMAIIVMLAVGSDYNLLLIARFQEEIGAGLKTGMIRAMAGTGRVVTIAGLVFAFTMGSMVASDLRVVGQIGTTIMIGLLFDTLVVRSYMTPALATLLGRWFWWPRRVDRLARQPQVLGPRRTTALSAERAALLQ from the coding sequence GTGAGGAGCCAACGTCTAGCCGGGCACCTGTCGGCCGCCGCCCGGACGATCCATGCGTTGTCGCTACCCATCATTCTGTTCTGGGTGGCGCTGACTATTGTGGTGAACGTCGTTGCGCCGCAGCTACAGTCGGTCGCTAGGACACATTCGGTGGCGTTAGGCCCCCACGATGCTCCGTCACTGATCGCCATGAAGCGCATCGGCAAGGACTTTCAGCAATTCGATTCTGACACCACTGCAATGGTGCTGCTGGAGGGCCAAGAGAAGCTGGGTGATGAGGCGCACCGCTTCTATGACGTGCTAGTGACCAAGCTGTCACAAGACACCACCCACGTCCAACACATTGAGAACTTCTGGGGCGATCCGCTGACCGCGGCGGGATCGCAGAGCGCTGACGGCAAGGCAGCATATGTCCAGCTGAACCTCACTGGTGATCAGGGCGGCTCGCAGGCCAACGAGTCTGTCGCCGCCGTGCAACGCATCGTGGACAGCGTGCCACCGCCGCCGGGGATCAAGGCTTACGTGACAGGCCCGGGTCCACTCGGCGCCGATCGAGTTGTATACGGCGACCGCAGCCTTCACACGATTACCGGCATCAGCATTGCGGTGATCGCGATCATGTTGTTCATCGCCTACCGCTCGCTTTCTGCTGCTCTGATCATGCTGCTGACGGTCGGGCTCGAGCTGCTGGCGGTCCGCGGCATCATCTCCACTTTTGCCGTCAACGACCTCATGGGCCTGTCTACATTCACTGTCAACGTGTTGGTGGCGCTCACGATCGCGGCTTCGACGGACTACATCATCTTTCTCGTCGGACGCTATCAAGAGGCACGTGCGACTGGCCAGAACCGAGAAGCCGCTTACTACACCATGTTTGGTGGGACGGCACACGTGGTCCTGGCATCTGGCCTCACCGTCGCCGGCGCCATGTACTGCCTCGGCTTTACCCGGCTACCCTACTTCAATACCCTCGCATCGCCATGCGCGATCGGTTTGGTCACGGTGATGTTGGCGTCTCTGACGCTGGCGCCCGCGATCATCGCCGTTGCCAGCCGATTCGGGCTATTCGACCCCAAACGAGCGACAACGAAACGGCGTTGGCGCCGGATCGGCACGGTCGTCGTGCGATGGCCCGGCCCCGTCTTGGCCGCCACCCTGCTGATAGCGCTGATCGGACTGCTCGCCTTGCCGAAATACCAGACCAACTACAACGAGCGCTACTACATCCCCAGCGCGGCGCCATCCAACATCGGTTACCTCGCATCAGACCGTCACTTTCCGCAAGCCCGCATGGAACCGGAGGTCCTGATGGTCGAGGCCGATCACGACCTGCGTAACCCGACCGACATGCTCATCCTGGACAGGATCGCCAAAACCGTCTTCCATACGCCGGGGATCGCGCGGGTGCAAAGCATTACCAGACCGTTGGGGGCTCCGATCGACCACTCGTCGATCCCGTTTCAGCTCGGCATGCAAAGCACGATGACCATCGAAAACCTGCAGAACCTCAAGGACCGCGTGGCTGATCTATCCACCCTTACCGATCAACTGCAACGCATGATCGACATCACCCAGCGAACCCAGGAGCTGACGCGACAGCTAACCGATGCCACCCATGATATGAACGCTCATACCAGGCAGATGCGAGACAACGCCAACGAACTACGCGATCGAATCGCCGATTTCGACGACTTCTGGCGCCCCCTCAGAAGTTTCACGTACTGGGAGCGCCACTGCTTCGACATTCCCATCTGCTGGTCGATGCGCTCCTTGTTGAACAGCATGGATAACGTCGACAAGCTCACCGAGGACCTTGCCAACCTCACCGACGACACCGAACGCATGGACACCACACAGCGGCAACTACTCGCCCAACTGGACCCCACGATCGCCACCATGCAAACCGTCAAAGACCTTGCCCAAACACTGACCAGCGCGTTCTCCGGACTGGTCACTCAAATGGAAGACATGACCCGCAACGCCACCGTCATGGGTCGAACATTCGACGCCGCCAACAACGACGACTCGTTCTACCTTCCACCGGAGGCCTTCCAAAACCCCGACTTCCAGCGGGGTCTGAAACTCTTCCTATCCCCCGATGGCACCTGCGCTCGATTCGTCATCACCCATCGGGGTGATCCCGCGAGCGCTGAAGGCATCTCACACATCGACCCCATCATGCAGGCCGCCGACGAAGCCGTGAAAGGAACCCCGCTACAGGCTGCCAGCATCTATCTGGCGGGCACCTCATCCACCTACAAAGACATCCACGAGGGCACCCTGTATGACGTCATGATCGCCGTCGTGGCGTCGCTTTGCCTGATCTTCATCATCATGCTCGGCATCACCAGAAGCGTGGTCGCATCCGCCGTCATCGTCGGCACGGTCGCCCTTTCGCTGGGCTCAGCCTTCGGATTGTCGGTCCTCATCTGGCAGCACATCCTGCATATGCCACTGCACTGGCTCGTGCTGCCCATGGCCATCATTGTCATGTTGGCCGTCGGATCCGACTACAACCTGCTCTTGATAGCCCGATTCCAAGAAGAAATCGGGGCCGGCCTCAAAACCGGCATGATCCGAGCCATGGCCGGCACCGGCCGAGTGGTCACCATCGCCGGACTGGTGTTTGCCTTCACCATGGGCTCGATGGTGGCCAGCGATCTACGCGTCGTCGGCCAAATCGGCACCACGATCATGATCGGATTGCTGTTCGACACCCTCGTTGTCCGGTCTTACATGACGCCTGCGCTGGCAACTCTGCTCGGCCGCTGGTTCTGGTGGCCACGTCGGGTGGATCGGCTAGCCCGACAACCCCAGGTGCTCGGGCCTCGTCGCACCACTGCGCTCAGTGCGGAACGCGCAGCGCTGCTGCAGTAG
- the mmpS1 gene encoding membrane protein MmpS1: MFGVAKRFWIPMVIVIVVAVAAVTVSRLHSVFGSHQHAPDTGNLDPIIAFYPKHVLYEVFGPPGTVASINYLDADAQPHEVVNAAVPWSFTIVTTLTAVVANVVARGDGASLGCRITVNEVIREERIVNAYHAHTSCLVKSA, from the coding sequence ATGTTCGGCGTTGCCAAACGCTTCTGGATCCCGATGGTGATAGTCATCGTTGTGGCTGTCGCGGCCGTGACGGTCTCGCGGCTGCACTCGGTGTTTGGCTCACATCAACATGCGCCCGACACCGGCAACCTCGACCCGATCATCGCGTTTTACCCGAAGCATGTTCTCTACGAGGTCTTCGGCCCGCCAGGGACGGTCGCCAGCATCAATTACCTGGATGCCGATGCCCAGCCGCATGAGGTCGTCAATGCCGCGGTCCCGTGGTCATTTACCATCGTGACCACCTTGACCGCCGTAGTCGCCAACGTGGTTGCCCGCGGTGACGGTGCAAGCCTGGGCTGTCGCATCACTGTCAACGAGGTGATCCGCGAGGAGCGCATTGTGAATGCTTACCACGCGCACACCAGTTGCCTGGTGAAATCCGCGTGA
- the fadD30 gene encoding long-chain-fatty-acid--AMP ligase FadD30 (fadD30, fatty-acid-AMP synthetase): protein MSVISTLRDRATTTPSDEAFVFMDYDTKTGDQIDRMTWSQLYSRVTAVSAYLISYGRHADRRRTAAISAPQGLDYVAGFLGALCAGWTPVPLPEPLGSLRDKRTGLAVLDCAADVVLTTSQAETRVRATIATHGASVTTPVIALDTLDEPSGDNCDLDSQLSDWSSYLQYTSGSTANPRGVVLSMRNVTENVDQIIRNYFRHEGGAPRLPSSVVSWLPLYHDMGLMVGLFIPLFVGCPVILTSPEAFIRKPARWMQLLAKHQAPFSAAPNFAFDLAVAKTSEEDMAGLDLGHVNTIINGAEQVQPNTITKFLRRFRPYNLMPAAVKPSYGMAEAVVYLATTKAGSPPTSTEFDADSLARGHAELSTFETERATRLIRYHSDDKEPLLRIVDPDSNIELGPGRIGEIWIHGKNVSTGYHNADDALNRDKFQASIREASAGTPRSPWLRTGDLGFIVGDEFYIVGRMKDLIIQDGVNHYPDDIETTVKEFTGGRVAAFSVSDDGVEHLVIAAEVRTEHGPDKVTIMDFSTIKRLVVSALSKLHGLHVTDFLLVPPGALPKTTSGKISRAACAKQYGANKLQRVATFP from the coding sequence ATGTCTGTTATATCCACGTTGCGCGACCGTGCGACCACGACTCCAAGCGACGAAGCCTTTGTGTTCATGGATTACGACACAAAAACCGGCGACCAAATTGACCGAATGACGTGGAGTCAATTATATTCTCGCGTCACCGCCGTGTCTGCGTATCTAATAAGTTATGGCCGGCATGCTGACCGACGAAGGACCGCAGCGATATCAGCTCCGCAAGGTCTGGACTATGTTGCAGGATTTCTAGGAGCACTGTGCGCCGGATGGACGCCGGTTCCGTTACCAGAACCGCTGGGCAGCCTACGCGATAAGCGGACTGGACTGGCTGTACTCGACTGTGCCGCCGACGTCGTGCTGACGACGTCGCAAGCCGAAACGCGGGTCAGGGCCACGATAGCTACACATGGGGCGTCTGTAACTACGCCGGTCATAGCGTTGGATACATTGGACGAGCCATCCGGAGATAACTGTGATCTCGATTCTCAACTATCAGACTGGAGTTCGTATTTGCAGTATACTTCGGGTTCAACGGCCAACCCCCGTGGTGTGGTTTTATCCATGCGTAACGTTACGGAAAATGTCGACCAAATTATCCGTAACTATTTTCGCCATGAGGGCGGCGCGCCGAGGTTGCCCAGCTCGGTCGTTTCGTGGTTGCCGCTTTACCATGACATGGGTTTAATGGTTGGCCTCTTTATTCCGTTGTTTGTCGGATGTCCGGTTATCCTGACGAGCCCAGAGGCATTTATCCGTAAGCCTGCCAGATGGATGCAACTGCTTGCTAAACACCAGGCGCCATTTTCGGCCGCGCCGAACTTCGCATTCGATTTGGCCGTCGCTAAAACTTCCGAAGAGGACATGGCGGGGCTGGATTTAGGCCACGTAAATACAATAATCAACGGCGCGGAGCAGGTACAGCCAAATACAATAACCAAATTCCTCCGCCGGTTCCGTCCCTACAATTTGATGCCCGCAGCGGTCAAGCCATCATACGGGATGGCTGAAGCGGTGGTTTACCTGGCGACGACGAAGGCGGGATCACCTCCAACGTCAACCGAGTTCGATGCTGATAGCTTGGCTCGAGGCCACGCGGAGCTAAGTACTTTCGAAACTGAGCGTGCAACGCGTTTAATACGCTACCACAGCGACGACAAGGAACCGTTGCTTCGGATTGTCGATCCGGACTCGAATATCGAGCTCGGACCGGGACGTATCGGCGAGATTTGGATTCACGGTAAGAATGTGTCTACCGGATATCACAATGCAGACGACGCGCTCAATCGAGATAAGTTCCAGGCCAGCATCCGGGAGGCCTCTGCGGGAACGCCAAGGTCGCCGTGGCTTCGCACGGGAGACTTGGGATTCATAGTAGGAGATGAGTTCTACATCGTCGGCCGTATGAAAGATCTCATTATCCAAGACGGTGTAAACCATTATCCCGATGATATCGAAACTACGGTCAAGGAGTTTACCGGTGGCCGGGTCGCGGCATTTTCAGTATCCGACGACGGGGTGGAGCATTTGGTCATTGCGGCCGAGGTAAGGACTGAGCATGGGCCCGATAAAGTGACTATTATGGATTTCTCGACGATCAAAAGGCTGGTCGTATCGGCGTTGTCGAAATTACATGGCCTGCATGTAACAGATTTTCTTCTGGTACCGCCCGGGGCGCTACCGAAGACCACCAGCGGAAAGATTAGCCGGGCGGCATGCGCAAAGCAGTACGGAGCAAATAAGTTGCAACGAGTAGCAACGTTCCCATGA